The proteins below are encoded in one region of Apium graveolens cultivar Ventura chromosome 4, ASM990537v1, whole genome shotgun sequence:
- the LOC141717870 gene encoding ABC transporter I family member 17, producing MYMLCSIIHDAGRAQLNGKISGYYYLGSSICTTLVEACFRSSGTVVDSIRYGLQLKGKKLSDSEVHKMLKLADLEISLSDGLGSELSVGQAQRVALAKTLANEPEVRGAASCKC from the exons ATGTACATGTTGTGTTCTATCATACACGATGCAGGTCGTGCACAGCTGAATGGGAAGATTTCTGGTTACTATTATTTGGGCTCATCAATTTGTACTACCTTGGTTGAG GCTTGCTTCAGGAGCTCGG GTACAGTTGTTGATAGTATACGATACGGACTACAATTGAAAGGAAAGAAACTTAGTGACAGTGAAGTGCATAAGATGCTTAAGCTTGCTGATCTTGAGATCTCATTATCTGATGGGCTAGGTAGTGAATTATCAGTTGGACAAGCTCAAAGAGTTGCACTTGCTAAGACCCTGGCTAATGAACCGGAG GTACGTGGAGCAGCTAGTTGCAAGTGCTGA